CCCGCCACGCTGCCGTGGAAACATTTGCGGCCGGGCATTCGTATCAAGCCCAACGGCCCGACTTTCACCCCCTCCTCCCCATCACGCACAGACGGATAGAGACCATGCCGACCATCGAGCGCATCGACAGTTTTGCCGACGAACTCACCGCCATCAGACGGGATCTGCATGCGCATCCCGAAATCGGCTTCGAGGAGGTGCGGACATCGGGCATCGTGGCCGAGAAGCTGACGAGCTGGGGCATCGAGGTGCATCGCGGCCTCGGCGGCACCGGCGTGGTCGGCGTGCTCAAGGGCAAGGGCAGCGGCACCAGGAAGATCGGCCTGCGCGCCGACATGGACGCGCTGCCGATGGAGGAGAACACCAATCTGAAATGGCGTTCGACCATTCCCGGCCGGTTCCACGGCTGCGGCCATGACGGCCACACCACGATGCTGCTCGGCTCGGCGCGCTATCTCGCCGAGACCCGCAATTTCGACGGCACCGTGCACTTCATCTTCCAGCCGGCCGAGGAAGGCCTCGGCGGCGCCCGCGCCATGATCAAGGACGGCCTGTTCAAGCAATTCCCCTGCGACGAGGTCTACGGCCTGCACAACGCCCCCGACCTCAACCATGGCGAGATCGCGATCCTGCCGGGCCCGGCGATGGCCGCGGCCGACTTCTTCGACATCAGGATCCAGGGCTATGGCGCACATGGCGCGATGCCGGAACGCTCCAAGGACGCGGTCGTGATCGCAATGACGCTCGGACAGGCGCTGCAGTCCATCGT
The window above is part of the Bradyrhizobium sp. PSBB068 genome. Proteins encoded here:
- a CDS encoding amidohydrolase, coding for MPTIERIDSFADELTAIRRDLHAHPEIGFEEVRTSGIVAEKLTSWGIEVHRGLGGTGVVGVLKGKGSGTRKIGLRADMDALPMEENTNLKWRSTIPGRFHGCGHDGHTTMLLGSARYLAETRNFDGTVHFIFQPAEEGLGGARAMIKDGLFKQFPCDEVYGLHNAPDLNHGEIAILPGPAMAAADFFDIRIQGYGAHGAMPERSKDAVVIAMTLGQALQSIVSRNVDPLQAAVLSITQIHSGSAYNVIPGDAWMCGTVRCFSEEIRALIRTRMREICAGFAAAYGAEISVEVRDGFSVLVNQEEQSRVVEEVARTVVDPAKVITRSTPKMGSEDFADMMQAVPGAYFWVGHDGSVPVHNPGYVLDDKILPIGASMFARIIEKRMPAGAHA